In the genome of Impatiens glandulifera chromosome 6, dImpGla2.1, whole genome shotgun sequence, the window tacatatttattcaaattagttaatataattaatttttataaatataatatttttatattatcatttactaattattatttaattaaatatatatttatttttaaagaaaatgattgaagtataaaaaaattattataattataaatataaaataatatatatctaatattttctaaaaataaattttataattttaagtaaattataacatagcaataaattttataattttaaatttacattatattttatttatctataaaacacaattatatatatgatataatttaattttgttcaaataaaaaatattttaataaaaaaatcaaattttatatttaatatgtataaattataaatattacaaaatatttattttttgttaatatagataaaatatattatatactgaaaataaaatttgattttagatatgttattttatatttatttatataataagtaatttttttaaccgatatatttataaataattttaattttataatttaatttgaaaaaattgaatttctatttttcaattaaaaacaatatttatttaaattagttaatataattaatttttataaatataatattattattttatcatttaataattattatttcttaattatatatatatattttaaaaatgattaaagaataaaaataatatataaaatatgtcaacttaaattaacataaataaaataaagaatgaaataTGCATATCTTAAAATTCTATTATTtcacaataatttaatattattattattatagttatgattttaaacttattatattaatattttacaaatttatttgaaaaataatgaatttgtataaaaaataatgaagtataaaaaaaatataaatactaatatatatctaacaattttttaaagtaaattttatataaataaaaaaaataattatatgaaataatttaaatttatttaaataaaaaaatattataataaaaaaaagtcaaaatttatatttaatatatataaattataaatatgtttgcaaaataaaatatattttattatataatgaaaataaaattttattttagatatgttattttatatttatttataaaataagtaattgatgtatttatatataaaataataataataataataataaaatttaattatttatagttaaatgtatatatatatttatttatttattttagttaatctttttaagtaataatattttgttaattacctcttaacttttataatttaatttgtgaaaaatgaatttatatttaataattaaaaaaatatttataatataattaatttttataaatgtaatatttttattttatcatttaataataattatttcttaattatatatatatatatatttaaagaaaatgattgaaatataaaaaaattattataattataaatataaaataatatataactaatattttctaaagtaaattttataagtataagTAAATTAGAATGTAGAATAGTTTTCATTAcaaataaagtaaattttataagtataagTAAATTAGAATGTAGAATAGTtttcattacaaatattaagaaattaggttaatttataatattaatatcttaaaatttaCTATTTCacactaatttaatattattattatatttatgattttaaatttattatattaatattttaaaattttataaataattttaattttataatttaaaaaaaaagaatttatatttaaatatataaaaaatatttatttaaattatttatagtataattaattttataaatataacatttttatattatcttcttaattatatatatattttttaaggaaaatgataaagtataaaaaaacattataaataataatatatatctaacatttttttaatgtaaattttataattttaaataaacataaaatttaattttagatatgttattttatatttatttataaaataagtaatttatgtatttatatatatatatatatatatatataataataataataataataaaatttaattatttatagttaaaatatatatatatatatattttattttacttaatctttttaatttttaagtaataatattttgttacctcttaacttttataatttaatttgtgaaaaatgaatttatatttgtaaattaaaaaaaaaattataatataataattttttataaatgtaatattgttattttatcatttaataataattatttcttaattatatatatatatatatatatatatatatatatatttaaagaaaatgattgaaatataaatttttttattataattataagtataaaataatatataactaatattttctaaagtaaattttataagtataagTAAATTAGAATGTAGAATAGTTTTCATTACAGATATTAAGAAATTAggttaatttataatattaatatattaaaatttactaTTTCACACTAATTTAGTCTCTATTTTATACTAATtgtcatataaattaatttttttttaaaaataattctttacaaattataatttaaaatttaaaaataattaatatatattattaaatattatttataatatatctaatatttacaaaataacaaatataaatatatgatttatcgGTTCAAAAATTAGTTCAACTGAAAATCAAACCGTTTAACGAATAAAACGGTAGAATGAAACCGATAAATTATCAATTTTCcagtttattttctttgaacTGCTCTAATTTGAGCATAATTTTAGAGAATTCTGGACacttatattgtattttaaaaaacaatatagtTTTCCAGTTTAATTTCTTTGAACTGCTCTAATTTGAGCATAATTTTAGAGAATTCTGGACacttatattgtattttaaaaaacaatatacgataaaattattactttttcatatagtttaatattattataaaaaataaaattcttataaaatatgaaaggtaattaaattatttgaatataaaaacaacaaacatatataaataatggaCGTTGTGACTGctaaaatcataatatatttttattatattaactagCCAATGCAACAACACCACCCAAACCATACACTTGAAATTCAacatattctttaattttatatcattttttaaaatctcaaatcaaatcaattaaaataattattcattcatCATTCCTTTTATTTGACTAAGCTAAGTACTCATTAATCCTCTTTAACTCGTTCTACACattgaagttaaaatatttaagaataatatatttaaggaATGCAAATAAATTGACTTGATTGATGAGCacatgtcaatttaaaaaaattatatttaaattaaataataacccCTAAGTGGAATATGCATCTCCAATATTATGCCACCTtactctaaaaaataatattccttATTATATTCCATGAATTTGTTAggtaaagaataatatttatttattaattttatataatattaatattaatattatatattcaatccAATGGGGACTTCACTAACCCATGCAAATGCTTTATTAACTAATCTCACACATTACCTTATCCCCTTTTCTCCATTATTTCCTTAAACAAAGTTGCACAAATTCtgctatattaattaatttttacttaattcAATCTTTTCCCCCATTTTGTATGTGTTTTTAAAAGCAACCTAAGAGGAAAGcaacatataattatttgttataacTCAAATATATTGGGTTATAACTTATAACGTGAGACGGTGAGAATcgtattaattttttctaatccataaactttaattagaataataaaataaaaaattagagagaaatggaaggtaaaagaaaattatagtttatattataataagaaattattttatttatttaaattatggaaattagaatttaaaattaacctGAACTAGGTTTTTGTGTGTGAAAGAGAAAGTATGTGTGTGAGAGAAAGAGGGGTAAGTGATTCATGAGTCAGGAATGGGAAAATGAAAATGGCGTGCAGATGTTCGCGTCGGCCTCCACTTAAAGGCTCCAGCAAGCGCCCACTAGGATGTGAAATTACACAAATACCCCCTCTACTAgaagattatatttattaactaaattaaaactaaataattatttgtaaaaaatattgattttatttttaataaacttaaatatatagttaaatttgaacaagttaatgtaatatgatataaatgataatcgtttaaaaataaccataaaatcaatacacaaaaataaaatatttacctATTCATCAAACACATAAAAACACAAGATTAACTAATTAGACCAACCATGAAACAtaaaccaaaaatattaccaacgaacaaatataatatatataaaatctaacataaacgAGCTTAGAGATTTTCAAAAAGATCAATGATTTCACCGACCATCTCCACATATTTTTCAGAATAGATCTgccttatttttataataatagcATTGTGAGTTTAATTgaaaacacttaaaattattgtagTGAAAAAAAAacgttattaaatttatatatatatatatatataattaaggtatatttaaaattattatttcatatgCATTTAACAttctatcaaattaaatattttaaaaaataattttaataaattaactttaaaaaaatcaatttcagtTTCGAATACAGGTGTTACCAAATTAAACCAGGTCTATATGAAaacaacatttatttatattttgttgcaacaaaaatatagtaaatttgtgattaattaattaagaagtaAGTTTTTAAGTAAAATTGTGTTGCCATGAGGGTCAAAGATGGGATGTcactctaattaaataaaagaaaaaaggagAAGCATAATATAACAAAGGGAAGCAAGAAAGAGCCAATTGGGGAACATGATTAGGCTTATGTGATgtccttaattatttatacgAAATTACAACTTTATCCTTTGCCTTTTCCCTCTTTGGACTTTGCATTGAAACAAGTCCAAGAACatcctaatttttttctttttctctcccaccacactataaatataaccattattataactcattttaGAACTTAGAATCCAAAAGAAAGAAATCTCtctacaaaaagaaagaaagagagaaatggAATGGAAGAAAGGATATTTGGATCTCATTTTGGTTCCTTTGGGGCTATTGGTTATGTTCTCTTATCATTTTTGGTTATGGTATAAGGTTAGAACCGAACCGCTCTCCACCATCATTGGAACCAATGCTATCGGTCGTCGCTTGTGGGTTTCATCGATCATGAAGGTAATTAATTTAATCCGTTTATCCAATTTTATCTCCTTTTCAACTTCTTTTCGTAACTTGTTATCATTCtaaatttatgtaatttcaAAGAGATTCTTAACTATGACGGTCTAGTTTAGCCCTACCATATCGTTTTGAAAcgactttttaaatatttcatatttttgttaaatttacgTCGTAATTGAATAAAGACAAAGGACACTAAACCTTAGAATGGCTAAGGGTTTGTTGCTTTGATaagttaaaacattaaatttgtttcttaatacatgaaattttattattgatttaaatggGTTACTAAAATTAAGGTTTGTGTCAGTTAAAGCATCATATAATAATTGGTGTACTAACAACCCACCACAAAAGCATGAAAAAGAAAACTAAAAGATTATGTAAATAATGCATTTGCACcacatgaaaaaaaatgtgacaATTATTTCTAGTTTGCTACCAATTGGCAACCATTATGTAACAGTAAAAAGTAGATAAAAAACAAaactgttttattttattttatacttttaccCACTCTAAAGGGCAGTTATTGGGGCACTAAGATAAGATGATGCTTTTGTTTGGGCTAAAAatagcattttttttaaagaatatcaAGCATCTCCTAAATATATTTGTCAAATTTCAGTTTAGGGTGgctatatttgatattttgtttatctttgtctttaaaatatctttatatatattttcttataagtgGAATTCTTAGTAGATGTCATTTAACAAGTTAATggtttatttatcattttttgagTGTAGGACAATGATAAGAAGAACATATTAGCCGTGCAAACCTTAAGAAACACGATAATGGGAGCGACATTAATGGCGACGACATCAATTCTACTATGTTCCGGTTTAGCCGCCGTCATTAGCAGTACTTATAGTATAAAGAAGCCTCTAAATGACTCTGTTTATGGGGCTCACGGAGAGTTCATGGTTGCATTGAAATATGTAACACTACTTCTCATATTCTTATTCTCATTCTTATGTCATTCGCTCTCCATTCGCTTCATCAATCAGGTCAACTTCCTCATAAATTGTCCACCCGACATTGATAGTCACAGCCCGATAATATGTCCAGAGTACGTGTCACAATTGTTGGAGAGAGGGTTTGCGTTGAACACGGTTGGGAATAGGATATTCTATACGGCGTTACCTGTTTTGCTTTGGATATTTGGGCCAGTACTCGTGTTATTGTGTTCTCTAAcgttggtacctgttctctACAACCTCGATTTAAATGTAGCCAACGAAGCCGTAAAAGGGAAGAAGAATATGCAAGTCGTCGGAGATAACGATGATTGTGAGAAAGGCCATCATGATTTAGTATTAGAGTTTTAATTTTGGTAAAAATCTATTTTCCTTCTATATGTAACTTTGTACACATAAGGGtttcaaatcaaacatatttatgaataattatgATTTCTTACATTGTGATGAACTATGTGCAATCCTAATTTTGATTAATGTTTGGCTTAAAATTGAGTGTTGTAAGAAATGTAATTCTAATCCATTTTTATAAGATGGtgtattttaactatatatccAACTCGATTTTAAAGAAAGTGAAACAGTAAGACTTCATCCAAAATATTTCAATAGGTGAACTCGCGATTCATTGTGCCATCCTTGTTGACGACATGTTTAAGAGAAATATAATCATTATCGTTAGCATAATTTATCGTgtataaaagaataattaatgtgTAAGAGTTATAGTGAAACCTGCTTAATTTATTGTCTCATTAATGGATTATGTCAAACTTTGTCCACAATTTGGGACTCCTCGATTGCTTGTGACTAGGGTGCCACTTTGTCCACAATTTGTAGGACTCCTCGATTGCTTGTGACTAGGGTGTGACACCcaaatctaattattattttctcgaCCATATGAATtgtgcaaaaaaaaaaacttgtaaaattctttaaaaaaccCTAACTGAGTTCTATCCTTTTCACCTTAAATAAGATGTACTAGCTCCTTAGTCTCTTATATTGGAAGTACTTTGAAACTTCTTGatcaatttaaaatgtattattacaTGTGAT includes:
- the LOC124942787 gene encoding uncharacterized protein LOC124942787 yields the protein MEWKKGYLDLILVPLGLLVMFSYHFWLWYKVRTEPLSTIIGTNAIGRRLWVSSIMKDNDKKNILAVQTLRNTIMGATLMATTSILLCSGLAAVISSTYSIKKPLNDSVYGAHGEFMVALKYVTLLLIFLFSFLCHSLSIRFINQVNFLINCPPDIDSHSPIICPEYVSQLLERGFALNTVGNRIFYTALPVLLWIFGPVLVLLCSLTLVPVLYNLDLNVANEAVKGKKNMQVVGDNDDCEKGHHDLVLEF